In Gymnogyps californianus isolate 813 chromosome 1, ASM1813914v2, whole genome shotgun sequence, the following are encoded in one genomic region:
- the CKAP4 gene encoding LOW QUALITY PROTEIN: cytoskeleton-associated protein 4 (The sequence of the model RefSeq protein was modified relative to this genomic sequence to represent the inferred CDS: deleted 3 bases in 2 codons), which yields MEKTTFSPRLALGACRSRFSRNHNQAEQKLHEAGARRALPPKLHARLKTGSGTGLGWGHLGAGGWEGGRPGAPRSETPEPAWASVCHPGAGRELPLRPAHRSPVPLPPSGQGRARVRGGSPRQGPGPSPCAWRLPGAGAGAGRVARRCSGRRPRPPLPSILPSLPRPLPPLPLRARRRRRPAMSAAKHRGPKGGSPPAAAAAANERGAQPGGAEEAAAKKPAAAAHGRGGRAAAGGGGGRSGAGPRRGWALLLGAVVVLGAALPAGWYVRQLREEVGRSAREREASGRQRQELAATLDAVVLKVHSLQATFGEFESMMKIAQQKQEVTEKAVKQGESEINRISEVLQKLQNEILKDLSDGIHMVKDARERDFTSLENTVEERLTELTKSINDNIAVFTEVQQRSQDEINNMKVKVDSLEEADVYKHEIKVLKDAFDEMQASMKTKEKDIETLKSTIDSMESDVYTEVKELVNLKQEHEKFKEAADTEHLSLKALQEKVLRAEDSIMQLPADIKRLDEDLLQVKADLNKWEENELFRKALETFGTNSEGLESRLRHIEDSLESLTSVAAQNSEKLQSFLSKDAEYENKLSTLEQRIIALQGISDMDVTSVTDVLKNLGESQTSLYNDVENLRRSISDLPSSGALQDVQKQISTLLDQGNLQTGQAHSQGYLEKFSSVEGSVDELRSSVSQVDSDLKMIRTAVDSLVSYSVKIENNENNLESVKSSIDDLRNDLERLFVKVEKIHEKV from the exons ATggagaaaacaactttttctcCACGCCTTGCTCTCGGAGCTTGCCGCAGTCGTTTCAGCCGAAATCACAAtcaagcagaacagaaattgCATGAGGCGGGAGCCCGCCGCGCTCTGCCACCAAAACTACACGCAAGACTAAAAACCGGCAGCGGGACCGGGCTGGGC TGGGGACATCTGGGGGCcggaggctgggaggggggaaggccCGGCGCACCCCGCTCTGAGACCCCCGAGCCGGCTT GGGCGAGCGTCTGTCACCCCGGGGCTGGGCGGGAGCTGCCGCTCCGCCCAGCCCACCGCTCCCCCGTCCCGTTGCCTCCCTCGGGACAGGGCCGAGCCCGTGTGCGTGGCGGCTCCCCCCGGCAGGGACCGGGGCCGTCCCCGTGTGCGTGGCGgctccccggggcgggggccggggcggggcgggtaGCGCGGCGCTGCTCCGGCCGGCGCCCCcgccctccc cttccctccatccttccctccctccctcgcccGCTCCCGCCGCTCCCGCTCCGCGCACGACGGCGGCGGCGTCCCGCCATGTCGGCCGCCAAGCACCGGGGCCCTAAGGGGGgcagcccgcccgccgccgccgccgccgccaacGAGCGGGGCGCGCAGCCCGGCGGCGCCGAGGAGGCGGCGGCGAAGAagccggcagcggcggcgcaCGGCCGGGGCGGCAGGGCCgccgccgggggcggggggggccgcTCCGGCGCTGGCCCCCGCCGCGGCTGGGCGCTGCTGCTGGGCGCCGTAGTGGTGCTGGGCGCCGCGCTGCCCGCCGGCTGGTACGTGCGGCAGCTGCGGGAGGAGGTCGGGCGGAGCGCCCGGGAGAGGGAGGCCTCCGGCCGGCAGCGGCAAGAGCTGGCCGCCACCCTGGACGCCGTGGTGCTGAAG GTGCATTCCCTTCAAGCCACATTTGGAGAATTTGAATCCATGATGAAAATTgctcagcagaagcaggaggtTACTGAGAAGGCTGTTAAACAAGGGGAGAGTGAAATAAACCGGATCAGTGAAGTGCTTcagaagctgcaaaatgaaattttgaaagacTTGTCTGATGGCATCCACATGGTGAAGGATGCAAGGGAACGAGACTTCACATCTCTGGAAAACACAGTGGAAGAGAGACTAACAGAGCTAACCAAGTCTATAAATGATAACATTGCTGTATTCACTGAAGTCCAGCAAAGGAGCCAAGATGAAATCAACAATATGAAAGTAAAGGTTGATTCACTAGAAGAAGCAGATGTGTATAAACATGAAATTAAGGTGCTAAAAGATGCTTTTGATGAGATGCAAGCATCcatgaaaaccaaagaaaaggaCATAGAGACCTTGAAGAGTACAATAGACTCCATGGAGTCTGATGTGTATACTGAAGTGAAAGAGCTAGTCAACCTCAAACAAGAACATGAGAAATTCAAAGAGGCTGCAGACACTGAACACCTTTCATTAAAAGCTTTACAAGAGAAAGTTCTGAGAGCTGAGGATTCTATTATGCAGCTCCCTGCTGACATTAAAAGACTCGATGAAGATTTACTGCAAGTTAAAGCTGACCTTaacaaatgggaagaaaatgaactcttcagaaaagcattagaAACTTTTGGGACAAACAGTGAAGGACTGGAGTCTCGATTGAGGCACATAGAAGACAGCCTGGAGTCTCTAACTTCTGTTGCTGCTCAGAACAGTGAAAAGTTGCAATCTTTCCTTTCTAAGGACGCAGAATACGAGAATAAGCTCAGTACCCTAGAACAACGCATTATTGCTCTTCAGGGAATCTCAGATATGGACGTAACTTCAGTCACAGATGTTCTGAAAAATCTTGGTGAATCACAGACCTCGCTGTACAATGACGTGGAAAACTTGAGGAGAAGCATCAGCGACCTGCCATCCTCCGGTGCTCTTCAGGATGTCCAGAAGCAAATTAGTACTTTGTTGGATCAAGGAAATCTTCAGACGGGTCAAGCACATTCCCAAGGCTATCttgaaaaattttcttctgtggaagGTTCTGTAGATGAACTGAGATCTTCTGTCAGCCAGGTTGATTCCGATTTGAAAATGATAAGAACTGCAGTGGATAGTTTAGTTTCCTACTCAgtgaaaattgaaaataatgagAACAACTTGGAGTCTGTGAAGAGCTCAATAGATGACCTGAGGAATGATCTGGAAAGGTTGTTTgtgaaagtagaaaaaatacatgaaaaagttTAG